In Nitrospira sp., a single genomic region encodes these proteins:
- a CDS encoding glycosyl transferase family 2, producing the protein MKRSAMPDTGWEQVREQCPHLHKADLLVGLPTFNQAPNVESVTKAILAGLKESLPSISPLIVNVDVGSQDGTCDIIQRVVGNVVPLAVVQHLTDDMRVNPFAVNRASYSGMPGREEAFRSLFTITERLQARACVVVDANLRSVAPEWMPLLSRVVLERGADYVAPMFRRQRYEGSLTNNLIAPLTRALYGKRVACQTGGGYGFSGRLASLYLQKDLWEGDGARFGIDSWLTTVAVAEGYQIWQAFLGAKIQEGKATGTDVAGVLAQAVGAAFHCMEGYADIWERQSGSSIVPQVGQPTEGEPEAHAVNVDRMVKGFRQGLRDLLPIWEIILAPDTLAGILPLGLSQEDEFTFPLPLWVQTVYDFAIAYHEKLIHREHLLRSLTPLYLGRTASLVLETKDRGQAEVEQTIEQGCQIFESMKPYLVERWRFQ; encoded by the coding sequence GTGAAGAGATCCGCGATGCCGGACACGGGGTGGGAGCAAGTCCGTGAGCAATGTCCTCACCTGCACAAGGCCGATCTGCTCGTCGGTCTTCCCACGTTCAATCAGGCGCCGAATGTGGAGTCCGTAACGAAAGCGATCCTCGCAGGCCTGAAGGAGTCGCTTCCAAGTATCTCGCCCTTGATTGTGAACGTCGATGTCGGATCGCAGGATGGAACCTGCGACATCATCCAGCGCGTCGTAGGGAATGTTGTCCCTCTCGCGGTGGTCCAACATCTCACGGACGATATGCGTGTAAACCCTTTTGCCGTTAATCGAGCGTCATACTCCGGTATGCCCGGTCGGGAGGAGGCGTTTCGCTCCTTGTTCACGATTACCGAACGGCTCCAAGCGAGGGCTTGCGTCGTCGTCGACGCGAATCTTCGATCAGTGGCCCCGGAATGGATGCCCTTGTTGAGCCGAGTGGTGTTGGAGAGAGGCGCAGACTATGTGGCGCCGATGTTTCGGCGCCAACGATATGAGGGCAGTTTGACCAATAACCTGATTGCGCCATTGACTCGGGCGCTCTATGGGAAGCGTGTGGCCTGTCAGACCGGCGGGGGCTACGGGTTTTCTGGAAGGCTGGCGAGCCTCTATTTGCAGAAAGATCTCTGGGAAGGAGACGGCGCTCGTTTCGGGATCGATAGCTGGCTGACGACCGTGGCAGTGGCCGAGGGTTACCAGATATGGCAAGCGTTCCTGGGGGCCAAGATTCAGGAGGGGAAAGCGACCGGAACCGATGTTGCCGGAGTGCTGGCGCAGGCAGTAGGAGCCGCGTTCCATTGCATGGAAGGTTACGCAGACATATGGGAAAGACAGTCCGGTTCGAGTATCGTGCCCCAGGTGGGTCAGCCGACGGAGGGTGAGCCGGAGGCCCATGCCGTCAACGTCGACCGGATGGTGAAGGGGTTTCGACAAGGCCTGAGAGACCTGCTTCCCATCTGGGAGATCATTCTCGCCCCCGACACGTTGGCCGGGATCCTTCCACTGGGCTTGAGCCAAGAGGATGAGTTCACTTTTCCGCTGCCGCTCTGGGTTCAGACCGTTTATGACTTTGCCATCGCGTATCACGAGAAACTCATCCATCGAGAGCATCTGCTCAGGTCGTTGACGCCGCTGTACCTCGGACGTACCGCATCATTGGTTCTTGAAACCAAAGATCGCGGCCAGGCCGAGGTGGAACAAACGATCGAACAGGGATGTCAAATCTTTGAGAGCATGAAACCCTATCTGGTCGAGCGATGGAGGTTCCAATGA
- a CDS encoding DEAD/DEAH box helicase family protein, whose translation MRDWQARAVTAVQAHPDADFLAMATPAAGKTRFALRVAHDYVRTSRAQRLLVVCPTNHLRIQWADAAGTVGLHLDPALTNEQSREASDYHGAVVTYQQVALAPKMFHQGCVARTTLVILDELHHAADGRHWGRALREAFDRAVFRLVLSGTPFRSDNHPIPFVRYEQGESRADFAYGYTDAIRDRVCRPILFPSYEGELSWLSEGREHRATFEDGLTFERQRERLKTALLQETWLGPVVTDAHRQLTLLRKQEQPDAAGLIVAMDQDHARWVAALVGKWTGATASVAVSDDPAASRTIKAFAEQRQQQWLVAVNMVSEGVDIPRLRVGVYGTNVLTEMYFRQVVGRFVRMQPDVPTPQRAWLYLPKDPVLVRYARQIKAERDHVLEDILPAGQRDLFGRVTVSVNEFIPLHAVARVDSLIGDDEARPDEVATPASEIPLHDRKRDLRDLHRLLVGSVARKVGIDHRRLNAELISRTGSRVDQATVEQLEKRIQLLQRWRDRGYDGKR comes from the coding sequence ATGCGAGACTGGCAGGCGCGCGCCGTTACAGCCGTGCAGGCACATCCGGATGCGGATTTTCTGGCCATGGCGACCCCCGCAGCGGGCAAGACTCGCTTTGCACTTCGCGTCGCGCACGACTATGTGCGAACGAGCAGGGCGCAACGACTGTTGGTCGTGTGCCCCACGAATCACCTGCGAATCCAGTGGGCCGACGCGGCTGGAACCGTGGGTCTGCATCTGGATCCTGCGCTGACCAACGAGCAGTCACGGGAGGCGTCGGATTACCACGGGGCGGTCGTTACATATCAGCAGGTGGCTCTGGCGCCGAAGATGTTCCACCAAGGCTGCGTCGCACGGACCACCCTCGTGATTCTGGACGAACTGCATCATGCCGCCGATGGCCGGCATTGGGGCAGGGCGTTGCGTGAGGCGTTCGATCGCGCGGTGTTTCGCCTCGTCTTGTCGGGCACGCCGTTCCGCTCCGACAATCATCCCATTCCCTTTGTTCGATACGAACAGGGCGAAAGCCGGGCGGACTTCGCCTACGGCTATACCGACGCGATCAGAGACCGGGTGTGTCGTCCTATTCTCTTTCCCAGCTATGAAGGGGAGCTCAGCTGGCTTTCGGAAGGGCGCGAGCACCGGGCGACGTTTGAAGACGGTCTCACCTTCGAGCGCCAGCGCGAACGCTTGAAGACCGCGCTGCTTCAGGAGACCTGGCTGGGTCCCGTGGTGACCGACGCCCACCGGCAGCTGACGCTGCTTCGGAAGCAGGAGCAGCCGGACGCGGCGGGCCTCATCGTCGCCATGGATCAAGATCACGCGCGCTGGGTGGCGGCGCTCGTGGGCAAGTGGACCGGAGCAACGGCCTCCGTCGCGGTCTCGGATGATCCTGCGGCCAGCCGGACCATCAAGGCCTTTGCCGAGCAGCGGCAGCAGCAGTGGCTCGTGGCCGTGAACATGGTGAGCGAAGGCGTCGATATTCCGCGGTTACGGGTCGGGGTGTACGGAACCAACGTGCTCACCGAGATGTATTTCCGTCAGGTGGTCGGGCGATTTGTCCGCATGCAGCCTGACGTACCCACACCTCAGCGGGCCTGGCTCTATTTACCCAAGGATCCGGTGTTGGTCCGGTACGCGAGACAGATCAAAGCGGAGCGCGATCATGTCCTCGAAGACATCCTGCCTGCCGGTCAGCGGGATCTCTTCGGGCGTGTCACAGTGTCGGTCAACGAGTTTATCCCGCTACATGCCGTCGCCCGCGTCGATTCGCTCATCGGGGATGACGAGGCGAGGCCGGACGAGGTCGCCACCCCGGCCTCCGAGATTCCGTTGCACGACCGGAAACGGGATCTGCGGGACCTTCATCGCCTGCTGGTGGGAAGCGTGGCGCGCAAGGTCGGCATCGACCACCGGCGCTTGAATGCCGAACTCATTTCCCGCACCGGCAGCCGCGTGGACCAGGCGACCGTAGAACAGCTCGAAAAGCGGATCCAACTATTGCAGCGGTGGCGCGACCGCGGGTACGACGGGAAGCGGTAG
- a CDS encoding class I SAM-dependent methyltransferase, with amino-acid sequence MSSWPLPKHDYWSTPFAESLLAHLQLFPGATILDVASGHGIPAFYLAEQVGRTGRVLGIDLNANQVMRARMIQGRQLPWLRFECLDMRALPSDLPSFDRITGNLSVMFFRPDRFAALQGLSAHLKPGGQIVLTFPSLGTFDSLWRRVDQEMAVRHLRKERRRLDAYVAERPSAEEGRGWLHQLGFERIVVSEEPLEVAAGHGPAFLQDPLLRGGFLDDVYECFEDSQLAGEVMTAVSQDVPSFAPLIAQRCILSGWKP; translated from the coding sequence GTGTCGTCTTGGCCTCTCCCCAAGCATGATTATTGGTCGACTCCGTTCGCCGAATCCTTGCTCGCGCACCTCCAGCTCTTTCCGGGAGCCACGATTCTGGATGTGGCTTCCGGGCATGGGATTCCTGCCTTCTATCTTGCCGAGCAGGTAGGCCGGACCGGACGGGTACTCGGGATCGATCTCAATGCGAATCAGGTGATGCGTGCGAGGATGATTCAAGGGCGACAGCTTCCTTGGTTACGATTCGAGTGTCTGGATATGCGCGCGCTGCCGTCGGACCTGCCGAGTTTCGATCGCATCACCGGGAATCTGTCGGTCATGTTCTTTCGACCCGATCGGTTCGCGGCGCTTCAGGGTTTGTCGGCGCACCTGAAGCCGGGTGGACAGATTGTCCTGACGTTTCCCTCCCTAGGCACGTTCGATTCTCTGTGGCGGCGAGTGGATCAAGAAATGGCGGTCCGACATTTGCGGAAGGAACGACGTAGGCTCGATGCCTATGTCGCTGAACGACCGTCCGCGGAGGAGGGCCGTGGGTGGCTCCACCAGCTCGGTTTCGAACGTATCGTCGTGAGCGAGGAGCCCTTAGAAGTTGCCGCCGGACACGGGCCCGCGTTTCTGCAAGATCCGTTGCTGCGGGGCGGGTTCCTCGACGACGTCTACGAGTGTTTTGAGGACTCCCAACTCGCCGGCGAGGTCATGACGGCCGTGTCGCAGGACGTGCCGAGCTTCGCGCCGTTGATCGCTCAGCGGTGCATACTCTCCGGATGGAAACCGTAG
- a CDS encoding RNA-binding protein, producing MGSKLYVGGLPYAATETQLTTLFAAHGTVESARVIADKFTGQSRGFGFVEMSTPEEAQAAIAALNGSQMDGRSLTVNEAKPQEPRGGGRGNSFGGGRNNRF from the coding sequence ATGGGTTCAAAACTATATGTCGGCGGCTTGCCCTATGCGGCAACCGAGACGCAACTCACCACCCTGTTTGCCGCCCACGGCACCGTCGAATCGGCGCGCGTGATCGCAGACAAGTTTACGGGACAGTCGCGCGGCTTCGGCTTCGTTGAAATGTCCACGCCGGAGGAAGCCCAGGCGGCCATCGCCGCCTTGAACGGCTCGCAAATGGACGGCCGCTCGTTGACCGTGAACGAAGCGAAGCCGCAAGAACCCCGCGGCGGCGGGCGCGGGAATAGCTTCGGCGGCGGTCGCAACAATCGGTTCTAG
- a CDS encoding 4-oxalocrotonate tautomerase family protein: MPYVNIQITKGATRAQKARLVREVTGSLVRILGKKPEHTHIVIQEIAEGDWGFSGLLTDDWKKRQRTREGAPSAGHGKEHSRKRSVWGSRARQRGATE, from the coding sequence ATGCCATACGTCAATATCCAGATTACAAAGGGAGCCACGAGAGCGCAGAAAGCCCGACTTGTGAGAGAAGTGACCGGTTCGCTCGTCCGAATCCTGGGAAAGAAGCCGGAACACACGCACATCGTGATTCAAGAAATCGCCGAAGGAGACTGGGGATTCTCGGGACTGTTGACGGACGACTGGAAGAAACGTCAGAGGACCAGGGAAGGCGCACCCTCCGCAGGACATGGTAAAGAACACAGCCGGAAGCGATCTGTTTGGGGAAGCCGTGCCAGACAACGGGGAGCGACGGAATAA
- a CDS encoding SRPBCC domain-containing protein — protein sequence MVDIMHRVGIKAPVAKVYAALSTVDGVAGWWTTHTSGSSKIGGTIEARFRSTDGKQIGGMVMEVTALDADKAVRWRVVSGPEEWMGTDVIFNLSQEGDCTIVLFAHKNWREAGPFTAHCSMKWATFLLSLRDLVETGKGKPSPYDIKIDNWN from the coding sequence ATGGTCGACATCATGCACAGGGTTGGAATCAAGGCGCCGGTTGCGAAAGTGTACGCAGCGTTATCGACGGTCGATGGCGTCGCCGGTTGGTGGACAACACATACGTCCGGCTCATCCAAAATCGGAGGAACGATTGAAGCGCGCTTCCGTTCTACGGATGGAAAACAGATCGGTGGCATGGTCATGGAAGTTACAGCGCTCGATGCCGACAAGGCAGTGCGTTGGCGCGTGGTGTCAGGTCCAGAGGAATGGATGGGGACCGACGTGATTTTCAACCTGTCCCAGGAAGGCGATTGCACGATCGTGCTCTTCGCACACAAGAACTGGCGCGAGGCAGGCCCATTCACCGCCCATTGCAGCATGAAATGGGCCACGTTCCTATTGAGTCTGAGAGATCTGGTTGAGACAGGGAAAGGGAAGCCCTCGCCATACGACATCAAGATCGACAATTGGAACTAA
- a CDS encoding class I SAM-dependent methyltransferase, with product MNPNQALWEKGDFTRIAASMRESGDALVKGLGVTKGVKVLDLGCGDGTTALPAAKLGAEVLGVDIARNLVEAGNRRAQREGLTNCRFQEGDASALRELKDQSFDLVVSMFGAMFAPKPFDVAKEMVRVTRAGGRIVMGNWIPNDPTLVAQILKISSAYSPPPPEGFVSPMTWGIENNVIERFAKAGIAPEKISFARDTYAFNYPGTPSEFVEAFRQYYGPTMNAFEAAEKNGRAGDLLKELTALFNSHNTSPGREVTSIPATFLRVTVSM from the coding sequence ATGAATCCAAATCAAGCACTCTGGGAAAAGGGCGACTTTACTCGGATCGCGGCAAGCATGCGCGAGAGCGGCGATGCGCTCGTGAAGGGCCTCGGCGTCACGAAGGGTGTGAAGGTCTTGGATCTGGGCTGCGGCGACGGTACAACGGCATTACCCGCGGCAAAACTCGGCGCGGAAGTGTTGGGCGTCGATATTGCGCGCAATTTGGTTGAGGCCGGAAACAGGCGTGCCCAGCGGGAGGGACTCACCAACTGCCGGTTCCAGGAAGGGGACGCATCCGCGCTACGCGAGTTGAAAGACCAGTCGTTTGATCTGGTCGTGAGTATGTTTGGAGCCATGTTTGCCCCCAAGCCGTTTGACGTGGCCAAAGAAATGGTGCGCGTGACCAGGGCAGGCGGTCGGATCGTGATGGGGAACTGGATCCCCAACGATCCCACGCTGGTCGCACAAATTCTGAAAATCAGCTCGGCCTACTCGCCGCCACCACCCGAAGGCTTCGTGAGTCCGATGACATGGGGGATCGAGAACAACGTGATCGAGCGGTTTGCCAAGGCAGGGATTGCTCCGGAGAAAATTTCCTTCGCCCGAGACACATATGCCTTCAACTATCCCGGCACGCCCTCGGAGTTCGTCGAGGCATTCAGACAATACTACGGGCCCACCATGAACGCCTTTGAAGCGGCGGAGAAGAACGGCCGAGCCGGCGATCTATTGAAGGAGCTCACCGCCCTGTTCAACAGCCACAACACGAGTCCGGGCCGGGAGGTCACCTCCATTCCTGCAACCTTCTTGCGTGTGACGGTGTCGATGTAA
- the pyk gene encoding pyruvate kinase, with translation MQKTRIICTIGPATESFEMLQKMYEAGMTIARLNMSHGDHDSHAKVIQHIKTLNKKVKFPIPILLDTQGPAIRTGNLSNELDLRQDAIVSVTTRGQLDVEESSIHIDYEDLLEQVNVGDKITVDNGLINLEVLEKHERVMRCRVLDGGLLKSKRHVNLPGIRVNLPAITQKDTKDILFGLERDVDFIALSFVREAADIQQLKALMGEKVGRVKIIAKIEDQEGVRNLEEIIKESDGIMVARGDLGVEINIEDLPNVQRRIVQLCAEHGKRVIVATHLLESMIHNPHPTRAEVTDVANAIYEEVDAVMLSGETTVGKYPEKCVEYLRKIALKSETIPGLRFAKQLRDAGNKQQLAAAAVQLAEGVNAKGIVVITRRGLMADLVANCRPFSTNIYAFTNMSQPRRTMMLNRGVFPFKIDFSSDPEKTLQTAFRILKDREQFQVGDKVVIISDVLAQQRVDSIQIRDVPSDDIVSDTAPAAGAVSSSLG, from the coding sequence ATGCAAAAGACTCGGATTATCTGCACGATCGGCCCGGCTACGGAATCCTTTGAGATGTTGCAGAAGATGTACGAGGCCGGGATGACTATTGCGCGACTGAACATGTCCCATGGCGACCACGACTCCCACGCCAAGGTCATTCAGCACATCAAGACCCTCAACAAGAAGGTCAAGTTTCCCATCCCCATCCTACTGGATACACAAGGCCCGGCCATCCGCACCGGGAACCTCTCCAACGAACTCGATCTGCGCCAGGACGCCATCGTATCCGTTACCACGCGCGGACAGCTGGACGTTGAAGAGAGCTCCATCCACATCGACTATGAGGACTTGCTTGAGCAGGTCAACGTTGGGGACAAGATCACCGTGGATAACGGGCTGATCAATTTGGAGGTGCTGGAGAAGCACGAGCGCGTGATGCGGTGCCGCGTCTTGGACGGCGGGCTCTTGAAGAGCAAACGGCACGTCAATCTTCCGGGTATCCGTGTCAATCTTCCGGCGATCACCCAAAAGGACACCAAGGATATCCTGTTCGGCCTGGAACGGGATGTGGACTTCATCGCGCTGTCTTTCGTCCGTGAAGCCGCGGATATTCAGCAACTCAAAGCACTCATGGGTGAAAAGGTCGGGCGGGTGAAGATTATCGCAAAGATCGAGGACCAGGAAGGCGTTCGAAATCTGGAAGAGATCATCAAGGAATCGGACGGCATTATGGTCGCGCGGGGGGATCTGGGAGTGGAAATCAACATCGAGGATCTCCCGAATGTCCAGCGCAGGATCGTCCAACTCTGTGCCGAGCACGGAAAGCGGGTGATCGTCGCAACCCACCTGCTCGAATCCATGATTCACAATCCGCACCCCACGCGTGCCGAGGTCACCGACGTCGCCAACGCGATCTATGAAGAAGTCGACGCCGTCATGCTGTCCGGCGAAACCACGGTCGGGAAGTATCCGGAGAAGTGTGTCGAATACCTGCGCAAGATCGCGCTGAAATCCGAGACGATCCCCGGATTGCGATTTGCAAAACAACTGCGCGATGCGGGCAATAAACAACAATTAGCGGCGGCGGCCGTTCAGCTCGCCGAGGGAGTCAACGCCAAGGGAATCGTCGTGATCACCAGACGAGGACTCATGGCGGATCTCGTCGCAAACTGCCGTCCCTTCTCTACCAATATCTACGCCTTTACGAACATGAGCCAACCGCGACGGACCATGATGCTCAATCGTGGAGTTTTCCCTTTCAAGATCGATTTCAGTTCCGACCCTGAAAAGACACTGCAGACGGCGTTCCGCATCCTGAAGGACCGAGAACAGTTTCAAGTCGGCGACAAAGTCGTGATCATCTCGGATGTTCTGGCTCAACAACGAGTCGACTCGATTCAGATTCGCGACGTCCCCTCCGACGACATTGTGTCCGACACAGCTCCCGCCGCAGGTGCGGTCTCCTCATCGCTCGGGTAA
- a CDS encoding isoprenylcysteine carboxylmethyltransferase family protein, with amino-acid sequence MFKALELKVPPLALVFLFGAVMRLVSAYSAFTLSLPWRAAFARTVFTVGLAIAIAGVLAFRRAKTTVNPLTPDATTAMVTSGIYRFTRNPMYLGFLLVLAGWAVYLSDLLAFALLPLFVWYMNRFQIVPEERALSAKFPEAFTAYKRSVRRWL; translated from the coding sequence ATGTTCAAGGCGCTGGAACTGAAAGTACCCCCGTTGGCGCTCGTCTTTCTCTTCGGCGCTGTGATGCGGCTCGTCTCTGCCTATTCTGCGTTCACCCTCTCACTGCCGTGGCGTGCGGCGTTCGCTCGTACTGTTTTCACCGTGGGGCTCGCGATCGCAATTGCCGGCGTCTTGGCGTTTCGACGGGCGAAGACCACCGTCAATCCGCTTACACCGGACGCGACCACGGCGATGGTCACCTCGGGGATTTACCGCTTCACCCGTAATCCGATGTATCTTGGCTTCCTCCTTGTTCTTGCCGGATGGGCGGTGTATCTCTCCGATTTGCTGGCCTTCGCACTCCTTCCCCTGTTCGTCTGGTACATGAATCGATTTCAAATCGTACCTGAGGAGAGAGCCTTGTCGGCCAAATTTCCGGAGGCATTTACGGCATACAAGCGTTCGGTTCGCCGGTGGTTATGA
- a CDS encoding alpha/beta hydrolase gives MPFVNVGKENSGDIELYYEDHGAGKPVVLIHGYPLSGASWEKQVPALLKAGYRVITYDRRGFGKSSQPTEGYNYDRFAEDLHKLITHLKLQGFALVGFSMGGGEIARYFGKYRSNGASQAVIIGGIPPFLLKTDDNPEGVDASVFEGIQKAVAADRYAFFTEFFKNFYNTDLLLGKRISEDAVRASWQIATGASATASLACVPTWHEDFRQDLTHLNVPTLVIHGDSDRIVPIEVAGRRTAKLVKGARLVVVKGGPHCITWTHAEEVTAELLSFLGGQANRST, from the coding sequence ATGCCATTCGTGAATGTCGGAAAAGAAAACTCCGGAGACATCGAGCTGTACTACGAAGACCACGGCGCCGGCAAGCCGGTGGTGTTGATCCATGGATATCCGTTGAGCGGCGCATCGTGGGAGAAGCAGGTTCCGGCGCTGCTGAAGGCTGGATACCGCGTCATCACGTATGATCGGAGAGGTTTCGGCAAGTCCAGCCAGCCGACCGAGGGCTACAACTACGATAGGTTCGCCGAAGACCTTCACAAGCTCATTACGCACCTCAAGTTACAAGGCTTCGCGCTGGTGGGATTCTCGATGGGCGGCGGTGAGATCGCCCGCTACTTCGGGAAATACCGCTCGAACGGCGCGAGCCAGGCGGTGATCATCGGCGGCATTCCTCCGTTCTTGCTGAAGACGGACGACAACCCCGAAGGCGTGGACGCGAGCGTCTTCGAAGGCATACAGAAAGCGGTGGCCGCAGACCGCTACGCCTTTTTCACCGAGTTCTTCAAGAACTTCTACAACACCGACCTGCTTCTCGGGAAGCGCATCAGCGAGGATGCCGTGCGCGCCAGTTGGCAGATCGCTACCGGCGCATCCGCGACGGCGAGTCTGGCATGCGTTCCAACCTGGCACGAAGACTTCCGACAAGATCTTACTCATCTGAACGTGCCGACCCTTGTCATCCACGGTGACAGTGATCGCATAGTCCCGATCGAGGTCGCAGGACGACGAACAGCCAAACTCGTCAAAGGGGCTCGGCTGGTGGTGGTGAAAGGAGGCCCCCACTGCATCACCTGGACCCATGCAGAGGAAGTCACTGCCGAACTGCTGAGCTTCCTTGGCGGACAGGCCAACCGCAGCACCTAG
- a CDS encoding DUF4282 domain-containing protein, giving the protein MMDNAKEARFCRYCNLHFATRTRSKPPGAGSVGNYFGFRQMVTPFWIQISYVLGITIIVTVAAVAIAFPYLFATASVEDLWVRAGGVLLLLVGNLIWRVLCEGAIVVFRMYSLLMSLDDRARWIGEMEAVQQYRR; this is encoded by the coding sequence ATGATGGATAACGCGAAGGAAGCGAGATTCTGCAGGTATTGCAACCTGCATTTTGCGACACGCACCAGGTCCAAGCCGCCCGGTGCCGGCTCGGTCGGGAATTACTTTGGGTTCAGGCAGATGGTCACGCCATTTTGGATCCAAATCTCCTATGTTCTTGGAATCACCATCATCGTGACAGTGGCGGCGGTGGCCATCGCCTTTCCGTACCTCTTTGCCACTGCCTCCGTCGAAGACCTGTGGGTTCGGGCGGGCGGGGTTCTCCTCTTGTTGGTAGGGAATCTGATCTGGCGGGTGTTGTGTGAGGGGGCGATTGTCGTCTTTCGGATGTATTCGCTCTTGATGAGCCTAGACGATCGGGCCCGCTGGATCGGTGAAATGGAGGCGGTGCAACAGTATCGGAGATGA
- a CDS encoding universal stress protein, protein MTSTGEQVSTTRVIPKKILIVVEDSDQATQAATYVGSLLRDTHDISVTLFHVLKPMPRELMEHGGSEDPKIEDRLEAQLRKDQEEWVRTESAIEYPILQKALGPLGQAGFPLDRVTLKFGHERDIADTIIDEGKSGGYGTIVVTRHGTASTRRFLGNSIVDRLLREMTGVAIWVLG, encoded by the coding sequence TTGACTTCCACAGGCGAACAGGTTTCCACAACCAGAGTGATTCCGAAGAAGATTCTTATCGTCGTGGAAGACTCGGATCAGGCTACTCAGGCCGCGACATACGTGGGATCCTTGCTGCGCGACACCCACGACATCAGCGTGACTCTGTTTCATGTGTTGAAGCCCATGCCTCGTGAGTTGATGGAGCACGGCGGCTCCGAGGATCCGAAGATTGAGGACCGTCTCGAAGCGCAGTTGCGGAAAGACCAGGAGGAGTGGGTGCGGACCGAGTCAGCCATCGAATATCCCATCCTCCAGAAAGCGCTGGGGCCGCTCGGACAGGCGGGGTTTCCTCTTGATCGCGTGACGCTCAAGTTCGGCCATGAACGTGATATTGCAGACACCATTATCGATGAGGGCAAGTCCGGAGGGTATGGCACCATTGTGGTCACTCGTCATGGGACTGCAAGCACCAGGCGGTTCCTCGGTAACAGTATCGTCGATCGCTTGCTGCGGGAAATGACTGGAGTCGCTATCTGGGTGTTGGGATAA
- a CDS encoding PAS and helix-turn-helix domain-containing protein, producing the protein MDRTVMMMLSRTADGAMLVNEDGKVIFWNKAAERLLGFRAQDVIGRPCREVLCGDTLGGQPLCSPSCAIGSKLAGGVGVRNHDMQTHTKSGRVVWINISSLPVPSRKKHRFLAMHLFRDITKQLKMARLADDLHALLSIPGGKPVSETTRRRSTPKETGELPTISSTLPLSLREKEVLRLLAAGKTAKDIADMLYISAVTVRNHIQHILEKLGAHSRLQALALAFPPGGFSPQK; encoded by the coding sequence ATGGACCGCACGGTCATGATGATGCTGTCCCGAACTGCTGATGGCGCCATGCTGGTGAATGAAGACGGCAAGGTGATCTTCTGGAACAAGGCTGCCGAGCGCTTATTGGGATTTCGCGCTCAGGACGTGATCGGGCGTCCTTGCCGCGAGGTTCTGTGTGGCGACACATTGGGCGGCCAACCGCTGTGCTCGCCCTCCTGCGCGATCGGCAGCAAGCTGGCCGGCGGTGTTGGGGTGCGCAACCACGATATGCAAACTCACACGAAATCCGGCCGTGTCGTCTGGATCAATATCAGTTCGCTTCCCGTTCCTTCTCGGAAAAAGCACAGGTTTCTGGCTATGCATCTCTTTCGCGACATCACGAAACAGCTCAAGATGGCGCGGCTGGCCGACGATCTCCACGCCCTGCTGTCGATCCCTGGAGGGAAACCGGTCTCTGAAACCACACGGAGACGGTCGACTCCAAAGGAGACCGGCGAGCTTCCAACCATTTCCAGCACCCTGCCCTTGAGTCTTCGAGAAAAAGAAGTGCTGCGCCTGCTGGCCGCAGGGAAGACTGCGAAAGACATCGCCGACATGCTGTATATCAGCGCCGTAACGGTACGGAATCATATCCAGCATATTCTCGAAAAGCTCGGAGCGCATAGCCGCCTCCAGGCCCTCGCCCTCGCATTTCCTCCTGGTGGATTTTCTCCTCAGAAGTAG